From one Papio anubis isolate 15944 chromosome 12, Panubis1.0, whole genome shotgun sequence genomic stretch:
- the LOC116269796 gene encoding neutral alpha-glucosidase AB-like produces the protein AVCGLWEKIAAFCLRVGKWEGRRCLTPLWSPIQTLFGKMMDYLQGSGETPQTDVRWMSETGIIDVFLLLGPSISDVFRQYASLTGTQALPPLFSLGYHQSRWNYRDEADVLEVDQGFDEHNLPCDVIWLDIEHADGKRYFTWDPSRFPQPRTMLERLASKRRKLVAIVDPHIKVDSGYRVHDELRNLGLYVKTRDGSDYEGWCWPGSAGYPDFTNPAMRAWWANMFSYDNYEGSAPNLFVWNDMNEPSVFNGPEVTMLKDAQHYGGWEHRDVHNIYGLYVHMATADGLRQRSGGMERPFVLARAFFAGSQRFGAVWTGDNTAEWDHLKISIPMCLSLGLVGLSFCGADVGGFFKNPEPELLVRWYQMGAYQPFFRAHAHLDTGRREPWLLPSQHNDIIRDALGQRYSLLPFWYTLFYQAHREGIPVMR, from the exons GCTGTGTGTGGACTCTGGGAGAAAATTGCTGCTTTTTGTCTTAGGGTTGGAAAATGGGAGGGCAGGAGGTGTCTGACCCCTCTGTGGTCCCCTATACAGACCCTGTTTGGGAAGATGATGGACTACCTGCAGGGCTCTGGGGAGACCCCACAGACAGATGTTCGCTGGATGTCAGAAACTGGCATCATTGATGTCTTCCTGCTGCTTGGGCCCTCCATTTCTGATGTTTTCCGGCAATATGCTAGTCTCACAG GAACCCAGGCGTTGCCCCCACTCTTCTCCCTCGGCTACCACCAGAGCCGTTGGAACTACCGGGATGAGGCTGATGTGCTGGAAGTGGATCAGGGCTTTGATGAACACAACCTGCCCTGCGATGTCATCTGGCTGGACATTGAACATGCTGACGGCAAGCGGTATTTCACCTGGGACCCCAGTCGCTTCCCTCAGCCCCGCACCATGCTTGAGCGCTTGGCTTCTAAGAGGCGGAAG CTGGTGGCCATCGTAGACCCCCACATCAAGGTGGACTCCGGCTACCGAGTTCACGACGAGCTGCGGAACCTGGGGCTGTATGTTAAAACCCGAGATGGCTCTGACTATGAGGGCTGGTGCTGGCCAG GCTCAGCTGGTTACCCTGACTTCACTAATCCCGCGATGAGGGCCTGGTGGGCTAACATGTTCAGCTATGACAATTATGAG GGCTCAGCTCCCAACCTCTTTGTCTGGAATGACATGAACGAACCATCTGTGTTCAATGGTCCTGAGGTCACCATGCTCAAGGATGCCCAGCATTATGGGGGCTGGGAGCACCGGGATGTGCATAACATCTATGGCCTTTACGTG CACATGGCAACTGCTGATGGGCTGAGACAGCGCTCTGGGGGCATGGAACGCCCCTTTGTCCTGGCCAGGGCCTTCTTCGCTGGTTCCCAGCGCTTTG GAGCTGTGTGGACAGGGGACAACACTGCCGAGTGGGACCATTTGAAGATCTCTATTCCTATGTGTCTCAGCTTGGGGCTGGTGGGACTTTCCTTCTGTGGGG cGGATGTGGGTGGCTTCTTCAAAAACCCAGAGCCAGAGCTGCTTGTGCGCTGGTACCAGATGGGTGCCTACCAGCCATTCTTCCGGGCACATGCCCACTTAGACACTGGGCGGCGAGAGCCATGGCTGTTACCATCTCAGCACAATGATATAATCCGAGATGCCTTGGGCCAGCGATATTCTTTGCTGCCTTTCTGGTACACCCTCTTCTATCAGGCCCATCGGGAAGGCATTCCTGTCATGAGGTGA
- the LOC101010538 gene encoding neutral alpha-glucosidase AB isoform X1 yields MAEVAAVAARRRRSWASLVLVFLGVCLGITVAVDRSNFKTCEESSFCKRQRSIRPGLSPYRALLDSLQLGPDSLTVHLIHEVTKVLLVLELQGLQKNMTRIRIDELEPRRPRYRVPDVLVADPPIARLSVSGRDDNSVELTMAEGPYKIILTARPFRLDLLEDRSLLLSVNARGLLEFEHQRAPRVSFSDKVSLTLGSMWDKIKNLFSRQGSKDPAEGDGAQPEETPRDGDKPEETQGKAEKDEPGAWEETFKTHSDSKPYGPMSVGLDFSLPGMEHVYGIPEHADNLRLKVTEGGEPYRLYNLDVFQYELYNPMALYGSVPVLLAHNPHRDLGIFWLNAAETWVDISSNTAGKTLFGKMMDYLQGSGETPQTDVRWMSETGIIDVFLLLGPSISDVFRQYASLTGTQALPPLFSLGYHQSRWNYRDEADVLEVDQGFDEHNLPCDVIWLDIEHADGKRYFTWDPSRFPQPRTMLERLASKRRKLVAIVDPHIKVDSGYRVHDELRNLGLYVKTRDGSDYEGWCWPGSAGYPDFTNPAMRAWWANMFSYDNYEGSAPNLFVWNDMNEPSVFNGPEVTMLKDAQHYGGWEHRDVHNIYGLYVHMATADGLRQRSGGMERPFVLARAFFAGSQRFGAVWTGDNTAEWDHLKISIPMCLSLGLVGLSFCGADVGGFFKNPEPELLVRWYQMGAYQPFFRAHAHLDTGRREPWLLPSQHNDIIRDALGQRYSLLPFWYTLFYQAHREGIPVMRPLWVQYPQDVTTFSIDDQYLLGDALLVHPVSDSGAHGVQVYLPGQGEVWYDIQSYQKHHGPQTLYLPVTLSSIPVFQRGGTIVPRWMRVRRSSECMKDDPITLFVALSPQGTAQGELFLDDGHTFNYQTRQEFLLRRFLFSGNTLVSSSADPEGHFETPIWIERVVIIGAGKPAAVVLQTKGSPESRLSFQHDPETSVLVLRKPGINVASDWSIHLR; encoded by the exons ATGGCGGAGGTAGCGGCAGTGGCGGCGCGTAGGAGGCG GTCTTGGGCATCTTTGGTACTGGTTTTTTTAGGGGTCTGCCTGGGGATTACCGTCGCTGTGGATAGAAGTAACTTTAAGACCTGTGAAGAGAGTTCTTTCTGCAA GCGACAGAGAAGCATACGGCCAGGCCTCTCTCCATACCGAGCCTTGCTGGACTCTCTACAGCTTGGTCCTGATTCTCTCACGGTCCATCTCATCCATGAGGTCACCAAG GTGTTGCTGGTGCTAGAGCTTCAGGGGCTTCAGAAGAACATGACTCGGATCAGGATTGATGAGCTGGAGCCTCGGCGACCCCGATACCGTGTGCCAGATGTTTTGGTGGCTGATCCGCCAATAGCTCG GCTTTCTGTCTCTGGTCGTGATGACAACAGTGTGGAGTTAACCATGGCTGAGGGACCCTACAAGATCATCTTGACAGCCCGGCCATTCCGCCTTGACCTACTAGAGGACCGAAGCCTTCTGCTTAGTGTCAATGCCCGAGGACTCTTGGAGTTTGAGCACCAGAGGGCCCCTAGGGTCTC TTTCTCGGATAAAGTTAGTCTCACGCTCGGTAGCATGTGGGATAAGATCAAGAACCTTTTCTCTAG GCAAGGATCAAAAGACCCAGCTGAGGGCGATGGGGCCCAGCCTGAGGAAACACCCAGGGATGGTGACAAG CCAGAGGAGACTCAGGGGAAGGCAGAGAAAGATGAGCCAGGAGCCTGGGAGGAGACATTCAAAACTCACTCTGACAGCAAACCATATG gCCCCATGTCTGTGGGTTTGGACTTCTCTCTGCCAGGCATGGAGCATGTCTATGGGATCCCTGAGCATGCAGACAATCTGAGGCTGAAGGTCACTGA GGGTGGGGAGCCATATCGCCTCTACAATTTGGATGTGTTCCAGTATGAGCTGTACAACCCCATGGCCTTGTATGGGTCTGTGCCTGTGCTCCTGGCACACAACCCTCATCGTGACTTGGGCATCTTCTGGCTCAATGCTGCAGAGACCTGGGTTGATATATCCTCCAACACTGCTGGGAAG ACCCTGTTTGGGAAGATGATGGACTACCTGCAGGGCTCTGGGGAGACCCCACAGACAGATGTTCGCTGGATGTCAGAAACTGGCATCATTGATGTCTTCCTGCTGCTTGGGCCCTCCATTTCTGATGTTTTCCGGCAATATGCTAGTCTCACAG GAACCCAGGCGTTGCCCCCACTCTTCTCCCTCGGCTACCACCAGAGCCGTTGGAACTACCGGGATGAGGCTGATGTGCTGGAAGTGGATCAGGGCTTTGATGAACACAACCTGCCCTGCGATGTCATCTGGCTGGACATTGAACATGCTGACGGCAAGCGGTATTTCACCTGGGACCCCAGTCGCTTCCCTCAGCCCCGCACCATGCTTGAGCGCTTGGCTTCTAAGAGGCGGAAG CTGGTGGCCATCGTAGACCCCCACATCAAGGTGGACTCCGGCTACCGAGTTCACGACGAGCTGCGGAACCTGGGGCTGTATGTTAAAACCCGAGATGGCTCTGACTATGAGGGCTGGTGCTGGCCAG GCTCAGCTGGTTACCCTGACTTCACTAATCCCGCGATGAGGGCCTGGTGGGCTAACATGTTCAGCTATGACAATTATGAG GGCTCAGCTCCCAACCTCTTTGTCTGGAATGACATGAACGAACCATCTGTGTTCAATGGTCCTGAGGTCACCATGCTCAAGGATGCCCAGCATTATGGGGGCTGGGAGCACCGGGATGTGCATAACATCTATGGCCTTTACGTG CACATGGCAACTGCTGATGGGCTGAGACAGCGCTCTGGGGGCATGGAACGCCCCTTTGTCCTGGCCAGGGCCTTCTTCGCTGGTTCCCAGCGCTTTG GAGCTGTGTGGACAGGGGACAACACTGCCGAGTGGGACCATTTGAAGATCTCTATTCCTATGTGTCTCAGCTTGGGGCTGGTGGGACTTTCCTTCTGTGGGG cGGATGTGGGTGGCTTCTTCAAAAACCCAGAGCCAGAGCTGCTTGTGCGCTGGTACCAGATGGGTGCCTACCAGCCATTCTTCCGGGCACATGCCCACTTAGACACTGGGCGGCGAGAGCCATGGCTGTTACCATCTCAGCACAATGATATAATCCGAGATGCCTTGGGCCAGCGATATTCTTTGCTGCCTTTCTGGTACACCCTCTTCTATCAGGCCCATCGGGAAGGCATTCCTGTCATGAG GCCCCTGTGGGTGCAGTATCCTCAGGATGTGACCACCTTCAGTATAGATGATCAGTACTTGCTTG GGGATGCATTGCTGGTTCACCCTGTATCAGACTCTGGAGCCCATGGTGTCCAGGTCTATCTGCCTGGCCAAGGGGAG GTGTGGTATGACATTCAAAGCTACCAGAAGCATCATGGTCCCCAGACCCTGTACCTGCCTGTAACTCTAAGCAGT ATCCCTGTGTTCCAGCGTGGAGGGACAATCGTGCCTCGATGGATGCGAGTGCGGCGGTCTTCAGAATGTATGAAGGATGACCCAATCACTCTCTTTGTTGCGCTTAGTCCTCAG GGTACAGCTCAAGGAGAGCTCTTTCTGGATGATGGGCACACGTTCAACTATCAGACTCGCCAAGAGTTCCTGCTGCGTCGATTCTTATTCTCTGGCAACACCCTTGTCTCTAG CTCAGCAGACCCTGAAGGACACTTTGAGACACCAATCTGGATTGAGCGGGTGGTGATAATAGGGGCTGGAAAGCCAGCAGCTGTGGTACTCCAGACAAAAG GATCTCCAGAAAGCCGCCTGTCCTTCCAGCATGACCCTGAGACCTCTGTGTTGGTCCTGCGCAAGCCTGGCATCAATGTGGCATCTGATTGGAGTATTCACCTGCGATAA
- the LOC101010538 gene encoding neutral alpha-glucosidase AB isoform X2, with the protein MAEVAAVAARRRRSWASLVLVFLGVCLGITVAVDRSNFKTCEESSFCKRQRSIRPGLSPYRALLDSLQLGPDSLTVHLIHEVTKVLLVLELQGLQKNMTRIRIDELEPRRPRYRVPDVLVADPPIARLSVSGRDDNSVELTMAEGPYKIILTARPFRLDLLEDRSLLLSVNARGLLEFEHQRAPRVSQGSKDPAEGDGAQPEETPRDGDKPEETQGKAEKDEPGAWEETFKTHSDSKPYGPMSVGLDFSLPGMEHVYGIPEHADNLRLKVTEGGEPYRLYNLDVFQYELYNPMALYGSVPVLLAHNPHRDLGIFWLNAAETWVDISSNTAGKTLFGKMMDYLQGSGETPQTDVRWMSETGIIDVFLLLGPSISDVFRQYASLTGTQALPPLFSLGYHQSRWNYRDEADVLEVDQGFDEHNLPCDVIWLDIEHADGKRYFTWDPSRFPQPRTMLERLASKRRKLVAIVDPHIKVDSGYRVHDELRNLGLYVKTRDGSDYEGWCWPGSAGYPDFTNPAMRAWWANMFSYDNYEGSAPNLFVWNDMNEPSVFNGPEVTMLKDAQHYGGWEHRDVHNIYGLYVHMATADGLRQRSGGMERPFVLARAFFAGSQRFGAVWTGDNTAEWDHLKISIPMCLSLGLVGLSFCGADVGGFFKNPEPELLVRWYQMGAYQPFFRAHAHLDTGRREPWLLPSQHNDIIRDALGQRYSLLPFWYTLFYQAHREGIPVMRPLWVQYPQDVTTFSIDDQYLLGDALLVHPVSDSGAHGVQVYLPGQGEVWYDIQSYQKHHGPQTLYLPVTLSSIPVFQRGGTIVPRWMRVRRSSECMKDDPITLFVALSPQGTAQGELFLDDGHTFNYQTRQEFLLRRFLFSGNTLVSSSADPEGHFETPIWIERVVIIGAGKPAAVVLQTKGSPESRLSFQHDPETSVLVLRKPGINVASDWSIHLR; encoded by the exons ATGGCGGAGGTAGCGGCAGTGGCGGCGCGTAGGAGGCG GTCTTGGGCATCTTTGGTACTGGTTTTTTTAGGGGTCTGCCTGGGGATTACCGTCGCTGTGGATAGAAGTAACTTTAAGACCTGTGAAGAGAGTTCTTTCTGCAA GCGACAGAGAAGCATACGGCCAGGCCTCTCTCCATACCGAGCCTTGCTGGACTCTCTACAGCTTGGTCCTGATTCTCTCACGGTCCATCTCATCCATGAGGTCACCAAG GTGTTGCTGGTGCTAGAGCTTCAGGGGCTTCAGAAGAACATGACTCGGATCAGGATTGATGAGCTGGAGCCTCGGCGACCCCGATACCGTGTGCCAGATGTTTTGGTGGCTGATCCGCCAATAGCTCG GCTTTCTGTCTCTGGTCGTGATGACAACAGTGTGGAGTTAACCATGGCTGAGGGACCCTACAAGATCATCTTGACAGCCCGGCCATTCCGCCTTGACCTACTAGAGGACCGAAGCCTTCTGCTTAGTGTCAATGCCCGAGGACTCTTGGAGTTTGAGCACCAGAGGGCCCCTAGGGTCTC GCAAGGATCAAAAGACCCAGCTGAGGGCGATGGGGCCCAGCCTGAGGAAACACCCAGGGATGGTGACAAG CCAGAGGAGACTCAGGGGAAGGCAGAGAAAGATGAGCCAGGAGCCTGGGAGGAGACATTCAAAACTCACTCTGACAGCAAACCATATG gCCCCATGTCTGTGGGTTTGGACTTCTCTCTGCCAGGCATGGAGCATGTCTATGGGATCCCTGAGCATGCAGACAATCTGAGGCTGAAGGTCACTGA GGGTGGGGAGCCATATCGCCTCTACAATTTGGATGTGTTCCAGTATGAGCTGTACAACCCCATGGCCTTGTATGGGTCTGTGCCTGTGCTCCTGGCACACAACCCTCATCGTGACTTGGGCATCTTCTGGCTCAATGCTGCAGAGACCTGGGTTGATATATCCTCCAACACTGCTGGGAAG ACCCTGTTTGGGAAGATGATGGACTACCTGCAGGGCTCTGGGGAGACCCCACAGACAGATGTTCGCTGGATGTCAGAAACTGGCATCATTGATGTCTTCCTGCTGCTTGGGCCCTCCATTTCTGATGTTTTCCGGCAATATGCTAGTCTCACAG GAACCCAGGCGTTGCCCCCACTCTTCTCCCTCGGCTACCACCAGAGCCGTTGGAACTACCGGGATGAGGCTGATGTGCTGGAAGTGGATCAGGGCTTTGATGAACACAACCTGCCCTGCGATGTCATCTGGCTGGACATTGAACATGCTGACGGCAAGCGGTATTTCACCTGGGACCCCAGTCGCTTCCCTCAGCCCCGCACCATGCTTGAGCGCTTGGCTTCTAAGAGGCGGAAG CTGGTGGCCATCGTAGACCCCCACATCAAGGTGGACTCCGGCTACCGAGTTCACGACGAGCTGCGGAACCTGGGGCTGTATGTTAAAACCCGAGATGGCTCTGACTATGAGGGCTGGTGCTGGCCAG GCTCAGCTGGTTACCCTGACTTCACTAATCCCGCGATGAGGGCCTGGTGGGCTAACATGTTCAGCTATGACAATTATGAG GGCTCAGCTCCCAACCTCTTTGTCTGGAATGACATGAACGAACCATCTGTGTTCAATGGTCCTGAGGTCACCATGCTCAAGGATGCCCAGCATTATGGGGGCTGGGAGCACCGGGATGTGCATAACATCTATGGCCTTTACGTG CACATGGCAACTGCTGATGGGCTGAGACAGCGCTCTGGGGGCATGGAACGCCCCTTTGTCCTGGCCAGGGCCTTCTTCGCTGGTTCCCAGCGCTTTG GAGCTGTGTGGACAGGGGACAACACTGCCGAGTGGGACCATTTGAAGATCTCTATTCCTATGTGTCTCAGCTTGGGGCTGGTGGGACTTTCCTTCTGTGGGG cGGATGTGGGTGGCTTCTTCAAAAACCCAGAGCCAGAGCTGCTTGTGCGCTGGTACCAGATGGGTGCCTACCAGCCATTCTTCCGGGCACATGCCCACTTAGACACTGGGCGGCGAGAGCCATGGCTGTTACCATCTCAGCACAATGATATAATCCGAGATGCCTTGGGCCAGCGATATTCTTTGCTGCCTTTCTGGTACACCCTCTTCTATCAGGCCCATCGGGAAGGCATTCCTGTCATGAG GCCCCTGTGGGTGCAGTATCCTCAGGATGTGACCACCTTCAGTATAGATGATCAGTACTTGCTTG GGGATGCATTGCTGGTTCACCCTGTATCAGACTCTGGAGCCCATGGTGTCCAGGTCTATCTGCCTGGCCAAGGGGAG GTGTGGTATGACATTCAAAGCTACCAGAAGCATCATGGTCCCCAGACCCTGTACCTGCCTGTAACTCTAAGCAGT ATCCCTGTGTTCCAGCGTGGAGGGACAATCGTGCCTCGATGGATGCGAGTGCGGCGGTCTTCAGAATGTATGAAGGATGACCCAATCACTCTCTTTGTTGCGCTTAGTCCTCAG GGTACAGCTCAAGGAGAGCTCTTTCTGGATGATGGGCACACGTTCAACTATCAGACTCGCCAAGAGTTCCTGCTGCGTCGATTCTTATTCTCTGGCAACACCCTTGTCTCTAG CTCAGCAGACCCTGAAGGACACTTTGAGACACCAATCTGGATTGAGCGGGTGGTGATAATAGGGGCTGGAAAGCCAGCAGCTGTGGTACTCCAGACAAAAG GATCTCCAGAAAGCCGCCTGTCCTTCCAGCATGACCCTGAGACCTCTGTGTTGGTCCTGCGCAAGCCTGGCATCAATGTGGCATCTGATTGGAGTATTCACCTGCGATAA
- the LOC101010538 gene encoding neutral alpha-glucosidase AB isoform X3: MSVGLDFSLPGMEHVYGIPEHADNLRLKVTEGGEPYRLYNLDVFQYELYNPMALYGSVPVLLAHNPHRDLGIFWLNAAETWVDISSNTAGKTLFGKMMDYLQGSGETPQTDVRWMSETGIIDVFLLLGPSISDVFRQYASLTGTQALPPLFSLGYHQSRWNYRDEADVLEVDQGFDEHNLPCDVIWLDIEHADGKRYFTWDPSRFPQPRTMLERLASKRRKLVAIVDPHIKVDSGYRVHDELRNLGLYVKTRDGSDYEGWCWPGSAGYPDFTNPAMRAWWANMFSYDNYEGSAPNLFVWNDMNEPSVFNGPEVTMLKDAQHYGGWEHRDVHNIYGLYVHMATADGLRQRSGGMERPFVLARAFFAGSQRFGAVWTGDNTAEWDHLKISIPMCLSLGLVGLSFCGADVGGFFKNPEPELLVRWYQMGAYQPFFRAHAHLDTGRREPWLLPSQHNDIIRDALGQRYSLLPFWYTLFYQAHREGIPVMRPLWVQYPQDVTTFSIDDQYLLGDALLVHPVSDSGAHGVQVYLPGQGEVWYDIQSYQKHHGPQTLYLPVTLSSIPVFQRGGTIVPRWMRVRRSSECMKDDPITLFVALSPQGTAQGELFLDDGHTFNYQTRQEFLLRRFLFSGNTLVSSSADPEGHFETPIWIERVVIIGAGKPAAVVLQTKGSPESRLSFQHDPETSVLVLRKPGINVASDWSIHLR, translated from the exons ATGTCTGTGGGTTTGGACTTCTCTCTGCCAGGCATGGAGCATGTCTATGGGATCCCTGAGCATGCAGACAATCTGAGGCTGAAGGTCACTGA GGGTGGGGAGCCATATCGCCTCTACAATTTGGATGTGTTCCAGTATGAGCTGTACAACCCCATGGCCTTGTATGGGTCTGTGCCTGTGCTCCTGGCACACAACCCTCATCGTGACTTGGGCATCTTCTGGCTCAATGCTGCAGAGACCTGGGTTGATATATCCTCCAACACTGCTGGGAAG ACCCTGTTTGGGAAGATGATGGACTACCTGCAGGGCTCTGGGGAGACCCCACAGACAGATGTTCGCTGGATGTCAGAAACTGGCATCATTGATGTCTTCCTGCTGCTTGGGCCCTCCATTTCTGATGTTTTCCGGCAATATGCTAGTCTCACAG GAACCCAGGCGTTGCCCCCACTCTTCTCCCTCGGCTACCACCAGAGCCGTTGGAACTACCGGGATGAGGCTGATGTGCTGGAAGTGGATCAGGGCTTTGATGAACACAACCTGCCCTGCGATGTCATCTGGCTGGACATTGAACATGCTGACGGCAAGCGGTATTTCACCTGGGACCCCAGTCGCTTCCCTCAGCCCCGCACCATGCTTGAGCGCTTGGCTTCTAAGAGGCGGAAG CTGGTGGCCATCGTAGACCCCCACATCAAGGTGGACTCCGGCTACCGAGTTCACGACGAGCTGCGGAACCTGGGGCTGTATGTTAAAACCCGAGATGGCTCTGACTATGAGGGCTGGTGCTGGCCAG GCTCAGCTGGTTACCCTGACTTCACTAATCCCGCGATGAGGGCCTGGTGGGCTAACATGTTCAGCTATGACAATTATGAG GGCTCAGCTCCCAACCTCTTTGTCTGGAATGACATGAACGAACCATCTGTGTTCAATGGTCCTGAGGTCACCATGCTCAAGGATGCCCAGCATTATGGGGGCTGGGAGCACCGGGATGTGCATAACATCTATGGCCTTTACGTG CACATGGCAACTGCTGATGGGCTGAGACAGCGCTCTGGGGGCATGGAACGCCCCTTTGTCCTGGCCAGGGCCTTCTTCGCTGGTTCCCAGCGCTTTG GAGCTGTGTGGACAGGGGACAACACTGCCGAGTGGGACCATTTGAAGATCTCTATTCCTATGTGTCTCAGCTTGGGGCTGGTGGGACTTTCCTTCTGTGGGG cGGATGTGGGTGGCTTCTTCAAAAACCCAGAGCCAGAGCTGCTTGTGCGCTGGTACCAGATGGGTGCCTACCAGCCATTCTTCCGGGCACATGCCCACTTAGACACTGGGCGGCGAGAGCCATGGCTGTTACCATCTCAGCACAATGATATAATCCGAGATGCCTTGGGCCAGCGATATTCTTTGCTGCCTTTCTGGTACACCCTCTTCTATCAGGCCCATCGGGAAGGCATTCCTGTCATGAG GCCCCTGTGGGTGCAGTATCCTCAGGATGTGACCACCTTCAGTATAGATGATCAGTACTTGCTTG GGGATGCATTGCTGGTTCACCCTGTATCAGACTCTGGAGCCCATGGTGTCCAGGTCTATCTGCCTGGCCAAGGGGAG GTGTGGTATGACATTCAAAGCTACCAGAAGCATCATGGTCCCCAGACCCTGTACCTGCCTGTAACTCTAAGCAGT ATCCCTGTGTTCCAGCGTGGAGGGACAATCGTGCCTCGATGGATGCGAGTGCGGCGGTCTTCAGAATGTATGAAGGATGACCCAATCACTCTCTTTGTTGCGCTTAGTCCTCAG GGTACAGCTCAAGGAGAGCTCTTTCTGGATGATGGGCACACGTTCAACTATCAGACTCGCCAAGAGTTCCTGCTGCGTCGATTCTTATTCTCTGGCAACACCCTTGTCTCTAG CTCAGCAGACCCTGAAGGACACTTTGAGACACCAATCTGGATTGAGCGGGTGGTGATAATAGGGGCTGGAAAGCCAGCAGCTGTGGTACTCCAGACAAAAG GATCTCCAGAAAGCCGCCTGTCCTTCCAGCATGACCCTGAGACCTCTGTGTTGGTCCTGCGCAAGCCTGGCATCAATGTGGCATCTGATTGGAGTATTCACCTGCGATAA